The Paenibacillus tianjinensis genome has a window encoding:
- a CDS encoding type 2 periplasmic-binding domain-containing protein, with protein sequence MKTKKMLPLLGMSVLLASSIAGCSGNNNAAGGNNASGNAANTPVETENAYKDKYDPEVTITTVWGVDPELKFKNGETIENNISTKWAKEKFGINIKSLWSITDTNGAFGTKLRLAMSSGQEMPDVVTIGTGDATIAQDLIDSGMYREVGTLFDQYASDTWKEAMSQDPNVWNQYSRDGKKMGLPVLDYAYNHDYILWIRQDWLDKLNMKAPTTIDELEKVMDAFKNQNPDGLAPDKVIPLSIGFKTSMNTWMGDPSWIFGAYGTLPQQWNVAADGKLEYGSVNAGMKQGLEKLKDWLAKGYIPQEAALWDENKTSEPAVAGTAGIIPGPYWMSGWPLQDTVKNVPDAVWAPINIPAGPDGTVMRHGTQFTNGVTLISTKMKNPEAFFTYENYLYDNFANPQPGSELDNGLFAGYDYELDASGKMVANDQISGGYVNSVRYLLVRDGARIPDAQMKALLNLANGAQPTTRLEKDVAVNYGKGTPAAAKVLLQQEDKSFKNMFTGPTTETMKAKLDYLNKIENQTFNEIIYGKQPLDSFDNFVTTWNAGGGEQITKEVNEWYDSVK encoded by the coding sequence CAGCCGGAGGAAATAACGCTTCCGGTAATGCCGCCAATACACCGGTAGAAACTGAAAACGCCTACAAGGATAAATATGATCCTGAAGTAACCATCACCACCGTCTGGGGGGTTGACCCCGAGCTGAAATTCAAGAACGGCGAAACCATTGAGAATAACATCTCCACCAAATGGGCCAAAGAGAAATTCGGTATCAACATTAAATCGCTCTGGTCCATTACGGATACGAATGGTGCATTCGGTACGAAGCTGCGACTGGCGATGTCTTCCGGACAGGAAATGCCGGATGTCGTTACCATCGGTACAGGCGATGCCACCATCGCCCAGGACCTGATTGATTCCGGAATGTACCGGGAGGTAGGCACTCTGTTCGACCAATATGCCTCCGATACCTGGAAAGAAGCAATGTCCCAGGATCCTAACGTCTGGAACCAATACAGCCGCGACGGCAAAAAAATGGGGCTTCCGGTTCTCGATTATGCCTATAATCATGATTATATTCTTTGGATCCGCCAGGACTGGCTGGATAAGCTTAACATGAAAGCACCGACAACCATCGATGAGCTGGAGAAGGTAATGGATGCCTTCAAGAACCAGAATCCGGACGGTCTGGCTCCGGACAAAGTGATTCCGCTCAGCATCGGTTTCAAGACAAGCATGAACACCTGGATGGGTGACCCTTCCTGGATCTTCGGCGCTTACGGAACCCTTCCGCAGCAGTGGAATGTAGCGGCTGACGGCAAGCTGGAATACGGCTCCGTGAACGCCGGCATGAAGCAAGGTCTCGAGAAGCTGAAGGATTGGCTCGCCAAAGGCTACATTCCTCAGGAAGCCGCGCTTTGGGATGAGAATAAAACCTCTGAGCCTGCTGTTGCGGGAACAGCCGGTATTATTCCTGGACCTTACTGGATGAGCGGCTGGCCGCTGCAGGATACGGTGAAGAACGTGCCGGATGCTGTCTGGGCACCAATCAACATTCCGGCCGGACCGGACGGAACCGTAATGCGCCATGGTACACAGTTCACCAACGGCGTTACACTGATCAGTACCAAAATGAAGAATCCGGAAGCATTCTTCACTTATGAGAACTATCTGTACGACAATTTCGCCAACCCGCAGCCGGGCAGTGAGCTGGACAACGGTCTCTTCGCCGGTTATGACTACGAACTGGATGCAAGCGGCAAAATGGTTGCCAATGATCAGATCAGCGGCGGTTACGTGAACAGTGTCCGTTACCTGCTGGTACGCGACGGCGCACGTATTCCTGATGCCCAGATGAAAGCCCTGCTTAATTTGGCTAACGGCGCTCAGCCAACAACCAGACTTGAGAAGGATGTTGCGGTTAACTATGGTAAAGGAACACCTGCGGCAGCCAAGGTACTGCTGCAGCAGGAAGACAAATCGTTCAAGAACATGTTCACCGGTCCGACTACGGAAACCATGAAAGCAAAGCTGGATTATCTGAACAAGATCGAGAACCAGACGTTTAACGAAATCATCTACGGCAAACAGCCGCTGGATTCGTTCGACAACTTCGTTACTACCTGGAATGCAGGCGGCGGCGAGCAGATTACCAAAGAAGTTAACGAGTGGTATGACAGCGTAAAATAA